GGCTGCTCAACCTCAGCTGGGGCAACGTGGTGATGATAGCCGTCGGTCTGGCGCTCGTCTACTTGGCCATACGCTACGAGATGGAGCCCCTACTGCTCCTCCCGATAGGCATAAGCGCCGTGCTGGTGAACATACCCCTCGGCCACCTGGCCAACTGGCCCATAGCCCCGAACCTGCCGGAGAACATAGCGGACAACATCTTCGCAACGCTGAGCTATCTCAACCAGCAATACGGGCCTCCTGGCATCTTCGACATAATCTACTACACCCTCATCAGGACGGAAATAGTGCCGCTCCTGATATTCTTCGGTCTTGGAGCCATGACCGACTTCGGGCCGATGATAGCCGACCCGAAGACGGCGCTCATGGGTGCGGCGGCGCAGATAGGTGTGTTCATAGCTATGCTCACCGCCCTCGCCTTGGGCTTTAACCTCCACCAGGCTGCTTCGATAGGAATCATCGGCGGCGCCGACGGGCCGACGACGATATACCTCACCACGAAGCTCGCGCCCGAGATACTGGGAGCGACGGCGGTTGCTGCGTACTCCTACATGAGCCTCGTTCCGCTCATTCAACCGCCCATCATCAGGGCCCTCACCACCAGGGAGGAGAGAAAAATCAGAATGGAGCAGCTCAGGCCCGTGTCAAAGAGGGAGAAGATAATATTCCCGATAATCAGCATGATCGTCATCAGCCTTCTCGTTCCGAGCGCCGCCCCGCTCGTTGGAATGCTGATGATAGGCAACCTCTTCCGCGAGAGCGGCGTCGTCGAGAGACTCAGCAAGGCCGCCCAGGAGGAGCTCATGAACATTGTCACCATCTTCCTCGGCCTCGGCGTCGGTTCGACGATGCGCGCCGA
This Thermococcus cleftensis DNA region includes the following protein-coding sequences:
- a CDS encoding sodium ion-translocating decarboxylase subunit beta; its protein translation is MAGLVESIIAFFQGMGLLNLSWGNVVMIAVGLALVYLAIRYEMEPLLLLPIGISAVLVNIPLGHLANWPIAPNLPENIADNIFATLSYLNQQYGPPGIFDIIYYTLIRTEIVPLLIFFGLGAMTDFGPMIADPKTALMGAAAQIGVFIAMLTALALGFNLHQAASIGIIGGADGPTTIYLTTKLAPEILGATAVAAYSYMSLVPLIQPPIIRALTTREERKIRMEQLRPVSKREKIIFPIISMIVISLLVPSAAPLVGMLMIGNLFRESGVVERLSKAAQEELMNIVTIFLGLGVGSTMRADSFLTQETLMILGLGIVAFASATAGGVLFGKLMMKLSGGKINPMIGAAGVSAVPMSARVVQRMASEEDPGNFILMHAMGPNVAGVIGTAVAAGVFLAVLG